Genomic DNA from Halobaculum sp. CBA1158:
GAACATCGCGGCCGTCACCGGCCTCAAGGACGCCATCGCCGGCTCCACCGTCTCCGACAAGGAGATGACGCCGTTCGAGTCGATCGAGCACATATCCGAGCCGGTCATCACGAAGTCCGTGGAGGCGCAGAACATGGACGACCTGCCGAAGCTCATCAAGACGCTCCAGCAGGTCGCCAAGGAGGACCCCACCATCCGCGTGGAGATCAACGAGGACACCGGCGAGCACCTCATCTCCGGGCAGGGCGAGCTTCACCTCGAGGTCATCACCCAGCGCATCCAGAAGAACCAGGGCATCCCGGTGCAGACCGGTGAGCCGATCGTCGTCTACCGCGAGCAGCCCCAGGGCGAGTCCCGCGAGGTCGAGGGCGTCTCCCCGAACCGCCACAACAAGTTCTACATCACCGTCGAGCCGCTTCCGGACGACGTCGTCGAGACGATCAAGCTCGGCGAGGCGTCGATGGACATGCCCGAACTGGAGCGCCGCGAGGCGCTGCAGGAGGCGGGGCTGGACAAGGACACGTCCCAGGAGGTCGAGCACATCCACGGGACGAACATCCTCATCGACGACACGAAGGGGATCCAGCACCTGAACGAGACGATGGAGCTGGTCATCGAGGGCCTCGAGGAGGCGCTCGACGACGGTCCCCTCGCGGCCGAGCCCGTGCAGGGCGCGCTCTTGCGCCTGCACGACGCGCGGCTGCACGAGGACACCATCCACCGCGGTCCGGCGCAGGTCATCCCCGCCGTCCGCGACGCGGTCCACCGCGCGCTCATCGACGCGGAGGTCAAGCTCCTGGAGCCGATTCAGGACGTCCGCATCGACGTGCCGAACGCCCACATGGGCGACGCCTCCGGGGAAATCCAAGGCCGTCGCGGTCGCGTCGACGACATGTACCAGGAGGGCGACCTCATGGTCATCGAGGGCATCGCGCCCGTCGAGGAGATGATCGGCTTCTCCAGCGACATCCGCTCGGCCACCGAGGGCCGCGCCTCCTGGAACACGGAGAACGCGGGCTTCCGCGTGCTCGTCGACAACCTCCAGCGCGAGAAGATCATGGAGATCCGCGAGCGCAAGGGCATGAAGCTCGAACTGCCGCAGTCGATCGACTACATCTGAGGAAGGCCCGGCCGCCCGCGGTTGCGGCCGACCCGCGGTTCGTTCTCTCTTCGCGTTCGACCTCGCTGTCGCACGAGCCTCAGCGTCGAACTCTCGACGATCGAGCGTCTTCTCCGAGAGACCGTCGGCGATTCCACAGGATCGTTCACGACCTGGCAAGCATCGCCACGGTAGAAGGCTTATCACCTCCCCGTCTACACGAGAGAGACATGCCAGTTGGCACGACCCACGGTCGGCGCGACGGCTGCAGACAGCACACCCAGCCCCGCACGCCGATCACAATTATCGGGTCGAACGCCACACCGTCCGACGGAACACGGACGACGCGGACCGCCGGCGGACCGGTCGCGACCGCCGCCGCGGCCGTCGCGGGGACGCCGACCGAACGGGGTGACCGGTAGGATGCCCTCGGAGCCGACGCCAGCCCCCGACGAGCGGTCGGTGGACGCCGACACCGCTTGCACCCACGACGCGGACGCCGTGCCCGACGGCGGCGAGGGTGACGACGAGGACGCCGAGACGGACGGCGGCCACGAGACGGAGTTGCAGGCGCACACGATCCGGCTCGAGCTGGTCGACGAGCCGGGGCAACTGCTCGCGGCGCTGAAGCCCATCGCGGACAACGGCGCGAACCTGCTGTCGATCTTCCACGAACGCGGGAGCCTCACGCCCCGCGGTCGGATCCCCGTCGAGGTCGACATCGAGTGTCCGCCCGCGCGCTTCGAGCCGATCCTCGAGGACCTGCGCGAGCGCGGCGTGAACGTGATCCAGGCCGACGCCGAGGAGTACGGCGACGAGGTGACGGTCGTCCTCGTGGGTCATCTCGTCGACACGGATCTGTCGGACACTCTCAAGAGCATCCAGAACCGCTCCGGGGCGTCGGTCGCCGACATCGACCTGTCGGCACCCGCGGGCGCGGGCTCGGAGGCGTACTCCAGCGCCCGACTCCGACTGCGCGCTCGCGCCGGCGAGACGGCCGACGTGGTCGCGTCCGTCCGCGAGGTGGCCGCCGAGAAGGACGTGCGCGTCATCGCGCCGCTGGAGGGCCGCCGATGAGGCTCGCCGTGCTGGGCGCGGGCGCGGTCGGCCGGGCGGTCGCCGAGTTGGCCGGCGAGTACGGTCACGAGGTGACCGCGCTGGCGGACTCCTCGTCGGCCGTCGTCGACGCCGACGGGGTCGACGTGGCGGCGGCGCTGACCCGGAAAGACGCCGGCGAACCGCTGGGCGATGCCGCCCCCGGCGACGCGCTGACCGCGGAGTACGACGCGCTGGTGGAGGCGACGCCGACGACGCTGGGCGACGCCGAGCCGGGCTTCTCGCACGTGCGGTCGGCCCTGGAACGCGATCGCGACGTCGTGCTCGCGAACAAGGGGCCGGTCGCCGAGCGCTACGCCGACGTGCGGGCGCTCGAGGCCGACTCCGCCGGGGAGGTGTACTTCGAGGCGACCGTCGGCGGCGCGATCCCGGCGTGTGCGACCGTCGACGACCTCGGGGCCGAGCACGTCTCGGCGGTCCGGGGCGTGCTCAACGGCACGGCGAACTTCGTGCTCTCGCGGATGGCCGCCGAGGGGCTGGACTACGACCACGTGCTCGCGGAGGCGCAGGACCTGGGCGTCGCCGAGGCGGACCCCTCCTTCGACGTGGAGGGGACCGACGCCGCCCTCAAGTGCGTCATCGTCGCGAACGTGCTCCGGGAGGCCGACTGCGACTCCCTCGAGGAGCTTCGAGCACGGGAGGTCACGCTCGCGGACGCCGACGTGGAGGGCATCCGAGACATCCCGGGGAGCGCGCTGGAGTTGGCCGCCGAGGACGGCCGGACGGTTCGGCTGATCGGGGAGGCGACGCGCGAGTCGGTGTCGGTCGGTCCGCGGCTCGTCCCCGAGCACGGGACGCTCGCGGTGACGGGCACGCGGAACATCGTCGAGATCGACCACGAGTACGCGGGCACCCTCGCCATCTCCGGGCGCGGCGCGGGCGGCGAGGAGACCGCGAGCGCTGTGCTCGCCGACGTGGCTCGACTGGAGTAGTCGTCGGGCTCTCCCCCGTGCAACCCCGACACACGGGACGGTCACACACGCGAAACCGCAAGACGACGGAGGGTCGCCCTGTTCAGCGTATCGAAATGGTTTTAGGGCGTTCGACCGTTACACGTCCTTACAGAGCGCCTCAGCGCTTGATTCAACAATGAGCGACAAACCCCACCAGAACCTGGCCATCATCGGCCACGTCGACCACGGGAAGTCCACGCTCGTCGGGCGGCTCCTCTTCGAGACAGGGAGC
This window encodes:
- a CDS encoding elongation factor EF-2, which translates into the protein MGRRKKIVQECEELMDEPEQIRNIAIAAHVDHGKTTLTDNLLAGAGMIADADEATQLVMDTEEDEQERGITIDAANVSMTHEYEDENHLINLIDTPGHVDFGGDVTRAMRAVDGALVVVDAVEGAMPQTETVVRQAIREGVKPALFINKVDRLISELQEGPEEMQQRLQAVISDVNELIRGMTEEMDDITEDWTVSVEEGTVGFGSALYKWGVSLPSMQRTGMSFADIIELEQDHKRQELHERTPLSNVVLDMVAEHFPNPLKAQPFRVPRIWRGDNDSDIAEDMRTVNRDGDIVFMATDIGMDPHAGEIATGRVFSGTLEKGQELYVSGTVGKNRVQSVGIYMGGEREELDRGVPAGNIAAVTGLKDAIAGSTVSDKEMTPFESIEHISEPVITKSVEAQNMDDLPKLIKTLQQVAKEDPTIRVEINEDTGEHLISGQGELHLEVITQRIQKNQGIPVQTGEPIVVYREQPQGESREVEGVSPNRHNKFYITVEPLPDDVVETIKLGEASMDMPELERREALQEAGLDKDTSQEVEHIHGTNILIDDTKGIQHLNETMELVIEGLEEALDDGPLAAEPVQGALLRLHDARLHEDTIHRGPAQVIPAVRDAVHRALIDAEVKLLEPIQDVRIDVPNAHMGDASGEIQGRRGRVDDMYQEGDLMVIEGIAPVEEMIGFSSDIRSATEGRASWNTENAGFRVLVDNLQREKIMEIRERKGMKLELPQSIDYI
- a CDS encoding amino acid-binding protein; its protein translation is MPSEPTPAPDERSVDADTACTHDADAVPDGGEGDDEDAETDGGHETELQAHTIRLELVDEPGQLLAALKPIADNGANLLSIFHERGSLTPRGRIPVEVDIECPPARFEPILEDLRERGVNVIQADAEEYGDEVTVVLVGHLVDTDLSDTLKSIQNRSGASVADIDLSAPAGAGSEAYSSARLRLRARAGETADVVASVREVAAEKDVRVIAPLEGRR
- a CDS encoding homoserine dehydrogenase, which gives rise to MRLAVLGAGAVGRAVAELAGEYGHEVTALADSSSAVVDADGVDVAAALTRKDAGEPLGDAAPGDALTAEYDALVEATPTTLGDAEPGFSHVRSALERDRDVVLANKGPVAERYADVRALEADSAGEVYFEATVGGAIPACATVDDLGAEHVSAVRGVLNGTANFVLSRMAAEGLDYDHVLAEAQDLGVAEADPSFDVEGTDAALKCVIVANVLREADCDSLEELRAREVTLADADVEGIRDIPGSALELAAEDGRTVRLIGEATRESVSVGPRLVPEHGTLAVTGTRNIVEIDHEYAGTLAISGRGAGGEETASAVLADVARLE